The proteins below are encoded in one region of Tomitella fengzijianii:
- a CDS encoding dipeptidase, with translation MAESASAVTEELSERVRRLMARARADLAELVAIPTLADARQVDPQECLRGAQWARDAFAAAGIPRTDLVETADGSVAVVGHRPPAPGMPTVLLYSHYDIQPAGDHAAWGSDPFTLTERDGRWYGRGAADCKGNLVMHLTALRALGDDGLGGVGVRVIAEGSEEMGTGGLEQLVVERPELFAADLIIIADSGNVAAGRPTLTTSLRGNANVDVEAETLAGEVHSGMFGGPAPDALAALIAMLASLRSDNGDTTVDGLDASGVWQGAEYPEERFRGDAGVLEGVDLVGSGAIADSVWARPTATVLGIDCPPVVGSAAAMQPRASARINLRVPPGTDPVAAQDALVAHLHTHAPWGARVRVEREAVGRPFLARTDGPGYAALSDALREAFGAEVEYSGQGGAIPLCTALAEQHPEAEIALFGVEEPQCNIHAPNESVDPGEIERCALAEAMLLRRLGRG, from the coding sequence ATGGCAGAGTCGGCATCCGCAGTCACCGAGGAGTTGAGCGAGCGCGTACGCCGGCTCATGGCTCGGGCACGCGCCGACCTGGCCGAGCTGGTCGCGATCCCCACCCTGGCCGACGCACGCCAGGTCGACCCGCAGGAGTGCCTGCGCGGCGCGCAGTGGGCACGGGACGCGTTCGCCGCCGCAGGGATCCCCCGAACGGACCTCGTCGAGACCGCCGACGGCTCAGTCGCCGTCGTGGGCCACCGCCCGCCGGCGCCGGGCATGCCGACGGTGCTCCTCTACAGCCACTACGACATACAGCCGGCCGGCGACCATGCCGCGTGGGGCTCGGACCCGTTCACCCTTACCGAGCGCGACGGCCGCTGGTACGGGCGCGGCGCCGCCGACTGCAAGGGCAACCTCGTCATGCACCTCACGGCGCTGCGGGCGCTCGGCGACGACGGCCTCGGGGGCGTCGGCGTGCGGGTGATCGCCGAGGGCTCTGAAGAGATGGGGACCGGCGGCCTGGAGCAACTCGTGGTCGAGCGCCCTGAGCTGTTCGCGGCCGACCTGATCATCATCGCCGATTCCGGCAACGTGGCGGCGGGACGGCCCACGCTGACGACCAGCCTTCGCGGCAACGCCAACGTGGACGTGGAGGCGGAAACGCTCGCCGGCGAGGTGCACTCGGGCATGTTCGGCGGGCCTGCACCCGACGCGCTGGCCGCGCTTATCGCGATGCTGGCGAGCCTCCGTTCCGACAATGGCGACACGACGGTCGACGGCCTCGACGCCTCCGGCGTGTGGCAGGGCGCCGAATACCCGGAGGAGCGGTTCCGCGGCGATGCCGGCGTTCTCGAGGGCGTCGACCTCGTTGGCAGCGGGGCCATCGCCGATTCCGTCTGGGCGCGGCCCACGGCAACCGTGCTCGGTATCGACTGTCCTCCTGTCGTCGGCTCGGCCGCGGCGATGCAGCCCCGCGCGTCGGCCCGCATCAATCTGCGCGTGCCGCCCGGCACCGACCCCGTCGCCGCCCAGGATGCGCTGGTGGCACACCTGCACACGCACGCCCCATGGGGAGCGCGGGTGCGGGTCGAGCGGGAGGCCGTGGGGCGGCCCTTTCTCGCGCGCACGGACGGCCCCGGCTATGCGGCGCTGTCCGACGCGCTGCGCGAGGCCTTCGGCGCGGAGGTCGAGTACAGCGGGCAGGGCGGCGCCATCCCGCTGTGCACCGCGCTTGCCGAGCAGCACCCGGAGGCGGAGATCGCCCTGTTCGGCGTGGAGGAGCCGCAGTGCAACATCCACGCTCCGAACGAGAGCGTCGACCCCGGCGAGATCGAACGGTGCGCGCTGGCGGAGGCCATGCTGCTCCGGAGATTGGGGCGGGGCTGA
- a CDS encoding suppressor of fused domain protein: MEQVEAHLVKQFGGPPAGAASVTFLGLEPIVVQAFVAAPPGPREPAAAGGGDTLLHLVSVGCSRAPMADPTEMVADPQRGPRAEIVVALRPTGGGVPAGLHRSVAVLAAAPAVEGVVLAADGIIDLAEPMWQGSAFTAVLLGGSAVPDLDLAPPRDPVRFLEAVPLTATEAAWVRVRGADELRAAWAEAQVDPRDPARRAVAL, encoded by the coding sequence GTGGAACAAGTCGAAGCGCATCTCGTGAAGCAGTTCGGCGGGCCTCCTGCGGGGGCCGCGTCGGTGACATTCCTGGGGCTCGAGCCGATCGTCGTGCAGGCGTTCGTGGCGGCTCCTCCCGGCCCGCGTGAGCCGGCCGCGGCGGGGGGCGGTGACACGCTGCTGCACCTCGTCTCGGTCGGGTGTTCACGCGCGCCTATGGCAGACCCGACGGAGATGGTCGCCGATCCGCAGCGCGGCCCGCGCGCCGAGATCGTCGTCGCGTTGCGCCCCACGGGCGGCGGCGTTCCCGCAGGACTGCACCGCTCGGTGGCGGTCCTGGCGGCGGCGCCCGCGGTGGAGGGCGTCGTGTTGGCCGCGGACGGGATCATCGACCTGGCCGAGCCGATGTGGCAGGGGTCCGCCTTCACCGCCGTGCTCCTCGGCGGGTCGGCCGTGCCCGATCTCGATCTGGCGCCGCCGCGTGATCCGGTGCGGTTCCTCGAGGCCGTCCCCCTCACCGCCACCGAGGCCGCCTGGGTCCGTGTTCGCGGTGCTGATGAGCTGCGCGCGGCGTGGGCCGAGGCGCAGGTCGATCCCCGCGATCCGGCGCGCCGAGCAGTAGCGCTCTGA
- a CDS encoding PHP domain-containing protein gives MRIDLHAHTTASDGTTEPRALVAEAVTAGLDVVAITDHDTTAGWAAATEAEAALAAPRPLSLVRGMEWSCVARAEPAGTEKDGRVSVHLLCYLFDPDDPAILAETARLRGERGRRLRVMAERMAADGLPVDADELFSDTEQVPGRPHLARVLVDHGVAESMQAAFAGPLSKDSPYYERKRDTPVEDAVRAVTAAGGVTVIAHPRARSRGALMDMAQIVELAESGLAGVEADHLDHDADDRAYLRDLATGAGLVVTGSSDFHGGNKTVRLGAELTAPDQYAALVERAFGVDVVGGGSAAAQATTSGEGA, from the coding sequence GTGCGAATCGACCTGCATGCCCACACCACCGCCTCCGACGGCACCACGGAGCCGCGCGCCCTCGTCGCCGAGGCCGTGACCGCCGGGCTGGACGTGGTCGCGATCACGGATCACGACACCACGGCCGGGTGGGCGGCGGCGACGGAGGCGGAGGCGGCGCTGGCCGCACCGCGGCCGTTGTCGCTGGTGCGGGGGATGGAGTGGTCGTGCGTGGCGCGGGCCGAGCCGGCCGGGACCGAAAAGGACGGGCGGGTCTCGGTGCACCTGCTGTGCTATCTGTTCGATCCGGATGATCCGGCGATCCTCGCGGAAACAGCGCGCCTCCGGGGCGAGCGTGGACGCCGGCTTCGCGTGATGGCCGAGCGGATGGCGGCGGACGGCCTCCCCGTGGACGCGGACGAACTGTTCTCGGATACGGAGCAGGTGCCGGGGCGCCCGCACCTGGCGCGAGTGCTGGTCGATCACGGGGTCGCGGAGTCGATGCAGGCCGCGTTCGCCGGTCCGCTGAGCAAGGATTCGCCGTACTACGAGCGCAAACGTGACACGCCCGTGGAGGACGCGGTGCGCGCGGTGACAGCCGCCGGCGGCGTCACCGTCATCGCCCACCCGCGTGCGCGCAGCCGCGGGGCGCTCATGGACATGGCCCAGATCGTGGAACTGGCGGAGTCCGGCCTGGCAGGCGTCGAGGCCGACCACCTCGACCATGACGCGGACGACCGGGCCTACCTGCGGGACCTCGCCACAGGCGCGGGCCTGGTGGTGACCGGTTCGTCGGACTTCCACGGCGGGAACAAAACGGTCCGGCTGGGCGCGGAGCTGACCGCGCCCGATCAGTATGCTGCGTTGGTGGAACGGGCGTTCGGGGTCGACGTGGTGGGCGGCGGGAGTGCGGCCGCGCAGGCGACGACATCCGGCGAGGGGGCGTAG
- a CDS encoding NAD(P)-dependent malic enzyme, whose amino-acid sequence MSTDFDAVHANQQTLSALTSEEIFDGHIGGKLSVETTTSLDNQRALSIAYTPGVAQVSRAIAEDDSLARRFTWTDRLVAVVSDGTAVLGLGDIGPRASLPVMEGKAALFKSFAGLDAIPIVLDTQDPDEIVETLVRMRMSFGAVNLEDISAPRCFEIERRVVEALDCPVMHDDQHGTAIVVLAALTAAARAVRRDLTGLRVVISGAGAAGVACANILLAVGVRDLTVLDSRGIISADRTDLTASKADLAARTNAVGRTGGVADALDGADVYLGVSTGTVPEEIVATMAPEAIIFALSNPDPEVHPDVAHKYAAVVATGRSDFPNQINNVLAFPGVFRGALDVGATEITENMKVAAAHALVDLVGDDLAPGHIVPSALDPRVAPAVAQAVAAAAVSDGVATRAAEDPAVGSVRKGGAAG is encoded by the coding sequence GTGTCCACTGATTTCGATGCCGTCCACGCGAACCAGCAGACGCTCTCCGCGTTGACCTCCGAGGAGATCTTCGACGGCCACATCGGCGGGAAGCTCTCGGTGGAGACCACCACGTCGCTGGACAATCAGCGGGCGCTGTCGATCGCCTACACGCCGGGCGTCGCCCAGGTCAGCCGGGCCATCGCGGAGGACGATTCGCTGGCTCGGCGATTCACCTGGACGGACCGGCTGGTGGCCGTCGTCTCGGACGGCACCGCAGTCCTGGGATTGGGGGACATCGGCCCGCGCGCGTCGCTGCCCGTCATGGAGGGCAAGGCCGCGTTGTTCAAGTCGTTCGCCGGGCTGGACGCCATCCCGATCGTGCTGGATACGCAGGATCCGGACGAGATCGTCGAGACCCTGGTGCGGATGCGGATGAGCTTCGGCGCCGTCAACCTGGAGGACATCTCGGCCCCACGCTGCTTCGAGATCGAGCGGCGCGTCGTCGAGGCCCTCGACTGCCCGGTGATGCACGACGACCAGCACGGCACCGCCATCGTGGTGCTCGCCGCACTCACAGCGGCGGCCAGGGCCGTGCGGCGTGATCTGACCGGGCTGCGCGTGGTCATCTCGGGAGCGGGGGCGGCGGGAGTGGCGTGTGCCAACATCCTGCTCGCCGTCGGGGTGCGCGACCTCACCGTGCTCGACTCGCGCGGCATCATCTCCGCGGATCGCACCGACCTGACTGCGAGCAAGGCGGATCTCGCCGCTCGGACCAACGCCGTGGGGCGCACCGGCGGAGTCGCCGACGCGCTCGACGGTGCCGACGTCTATCTCGGCGTGTCCACCGGCACAGTCCCGGAGGAGATCGTGGCCACGATGGCGCCGGAGGCGATCATCTTCGCGCTGTCCAACCCCGACCCGGAAGTGCACCCGGACGTCGCGCACAAGTACGCGGCGGTCGTCGCCACGGGCCGCAGCGACTTCCCCAACCAGATCAACAACGTGCTGGCGTTCCCGGGCGTGTTCCGAGGCGCACTGGATGTGGGCGCCACAGAGATCACCGAGAACATGAAGGTGGCCGCCGCGCACGCGCTGGTGGACCTTGTCGGCGACGACCTGGCGCCGGGGCACATAGTCCCGTCTGCGCTAGATCCGCGGGTGGCCCCGGCCGTCGCACAGGCCGTGGCGGCCGCGGCGGTGTCCGACGGTGTGGCGACGCGGGCCGCCGAGGACCCGGCGGTCGGCTCCGTGCGGAAGGGCGGCGCTGCGGGGTGA
- a CDS encoding glycine betaine ABC transporter substrate-binding protein, whose translation MRYRRSAAAAAAVLTVAVALTGCESTTALEQEYSSTQLVVGSGASAESRIVATIYAEALRGTGIEVSTDLGVGDRFDYVRALESGRVSVVPDDTASLLAFFERSNAENVRNAAPDAEKSGGDTAATSDEPGAVGAVEEALSRALPQYLRVSDAALAERGQRLIVDDSTASKWGLHSVSDLAAHCADTDASLVAGLVSDAQVRAALADSYRCTFAAVDVVGDPADAADAVSQGRSAVGGVTTLSPAASMDGFTTLEDDRETLPTGNIVPLYRAGSIGDRQVEALNNVAGELTTDDLAAMVRRVEVDGRPVADVVGDWRAQHGV comes from the coding sequence GTGAGGTATCGCAGGTCCGCCGCGGCAGCAGCGGCGGTGTTGACGGTCGCGGTGGCGCTGACGGGATGCGAATCCACCACGGCACTGGAACAGGAATACTCCTCCACGCAATTGGTGGTGGGCTCCGGTGCATCGGCGGAGAGCCGGATCGTCGCCACCATTTATGCGGAGGCCCTGCGGGGCACCGGCATCGAGGTTTCGACCGATCTCGGGGTCGGTGACCGCTTCGACTATGTGCGGGCGCTGGAATCCGGGCGGGTCAGCGTCGTGCCGGACGACACCGCTTCGCTCCTCGCCTTCTTCGAGCGGTCGAACGCGGAGAACGTCCGCAATGCGGCGCCCGACGCGGAGAAGTCCGGTGGCGACACCGCGGCCACATCGGACGAGCCGGGCGCGGTCGGCGCTGTCGAGGAGGCGCTGAGCCGCGCGCTGCCGCAGTACCTCCGGGTCTCGGACGCGGCGCTGGCCGAACGCGGCCAGCGGTTGATCGTCGACGACTCCACGGCTTCGAAATGGGGTCTGCACAGCGTGTCCGACCTGGCCGCACACTGTGCGGACACCGACGCGAGCCTGGTGGCCGGGCTCGTATCTGACGCGCAGGTACGCGCGGCGCTGGCCGATTCGTATCGATGCACCTTCGCAGCGGTCGACGTCGTCGGCGATCCCGCGGATGCGGCGGACGCGGTGTCGCAGGGCCGGTCGGCGGTCGGCGGTGTGACAACCCTGTCGCCCGCGGCGTCGATGGACGGTTTCACCACCCTGGAGGACGACCGCGAGACGCTGCCTACCGGCAATATCGTGCCGCTGTACCGCGCGGGGAGCATAGGCGACCGTCAGGTCGAAGCGCTCAACAATGTGGCCGGCGAGCTGACCACCGACGACCTGGCCGCCATGGTGCGCCGGGTCGAGGTCGACGGTCGGCCGGTGGCGGACGTGGTGGGCGACTGGCGCGCCCAGCACGGCGTCTGA
- a CDS encoding alpha/beta hydrolase: MPTFTLPPRLVESALRPVYRTILNDRMPVAGQRRLLDFASVVQPVVRGVRRDSVVLGGRPAERFVAVPPAAARATAGRSAAARPPRTVLYLHGGGFVTGSPRTHRPLTARLARDTGAEVYSLDYRLAPENPYPAAVDDAEAAFTDLARRHGDHAASIAVAGDSAGGGIAAALTRRLLDHGHRPAALVLIAPAVDPGADAGTMTEDAVLRRGWIRFACAAYRGATPADDPGFAPLHADTRGFPPTYVQVGSREMLHEHAARYVRLLRDDGVDVTFDVSPTLWHVAQLQSGLVREAAESVDAIAAFLRERLPR, translated from the coding sequence GTGCCTACCTTCACGCTGCCGCCGCGTCTCGTCGAGAGCGCGCTGCGGCCCGTCTACCGGACGATCCTCAACGACCGCATGCCCGTGGCCGGGCAACGCCGCCTCCTCGACTTCGCGTCCGTCGTGCAGCCGGTGGTCCGCGGCGTCCGCCGCGACTCCGTCGTCCTCGGCGGCCGTCCGGCGGAACGGTTCGTCGCGGTCCCGCCTGCCGCCGCCCGCGCGACGGCCGGCCGCTCCGCCGCAGCGAGGCCGCCCCGCACGGTGCTGTACCTGCACGGCGGCGGCTTCGTCACCGGATCGCCGCGGACCCACCGTCCCCTCACCGCCCGGCTGGCACGGGACACCGGCGCGGAGGTCTATTCGCTCGACTACCGCCTCGCACCGGAGAATCCGTATCCGGCGGCCGTCGACGACGCCGAGGCCGCGTTCACCGACCTGGCCCGCCGGCACGGGGACCACGCGGCTTCCATTGCGGTGGCCGGCGATTCCGCCGGCGGTGGCATAGCCGCGGCGCTGACCCGCAGGCTGCTGGACCATGGCCACCGCCCCGCCGCGCTCGTGCTCATCGCGCCCGCAGTCGACCCCGGAGCCGACGCGGGGACGATGACGGAGGACGCCGTGCTGCGGCGCGGCTGGATCCGGTTCGCCTGCGCGGCCTACCGGGGCGCAACGCCGGCGGACGATCCGGGCTTCGCTCCCCTGCACGCCGACACTCGCGGCTTCCCTCCCACGTACGTGCAGGTGGGATCCCGGGAGATGCTGCACGAGCACGCCGCCCGGTACGTCCGGCTGCTGCGGGACGACGGCGTGGACGTCACCTTCGACGTCTCGCCCACGCTATGGCATGTGGCCCAGCTGCAGTCCGGCCTGGTCCGCGAGGCCGCCGAGTCGGTGGACGCGATCGCCGCGTTCCTCCGCGAACGGCTTCCGCGCTGA